A window from Gemmatimonadaceae bacterium encodes these proteins:
- a CDS encoding alpha-L-fucosidase, protein MTDHPDRQPMHRPINRRRFVGSSAAAAGAAVAASALPSLLTGCAPDAATANRPKPSQSQLTWQRDELALFLHFGVNTYTDREWGDGTESPRIFNPRALDARAWARTARAAGFRAMILTAKHHDGFCLWPTATTPHSVASSPFRNGSGDVVREFIDACRAEGLRAGLYLSPWDQNAPVYGDSPRYNDMYEAQLTELLTRYGNIHEVWFDGANGEGPNGKRQEYDWPRIWGKVRELQPAAVMFSDAGPDVRWIGNERGVAGETNWSTVDPSIVPVPGLSGDEVMRSLQEGDRGGSVWRPGETDVSIRPGWFYHPAENERVRSVDDLVGLYFSSVGRNSKLLLNVPPTREGLLHETDAARLLGMRAALDATFAENLAEGGEYRWRPRRGGGGTATVMLSTPRAVGIVDLREWIEDGQSVAAYALEAHVNGTWQQVATGTTVGYRRLLRIPSVTTDGLRVVVSDAEGPTGELRIGAFGP, encoded by the coding sequence ATGACCGACCATCCTGACCGCCAGCCTATGCACCGCCCCATCAATCGTCGCCGCTTCGTCGGCAGTAGCGCCGCTGCCGCCGGCGCCGCCGTGGCCGCCTCCGCCCTGCCCTCGCTGCTCACTGGCTGTGCGCCCGATGCAGCGACAGCCAATCGCCCCAAGCCCTCACAGTCGCAACTCACCTGGCAGCGCGACGAGCTCGCGCTGTTCCTGCATTTCGGCGTCAACACCTACACCGACCGCGAATGGGGCGACGGCACCGAGTCGCCGCGCATCTTCAACCCGCGCGCCCTCGACGCCCGCGCCTGGGCCCGCACCGCCCGCGCCGCCGGCTTCAGGGCGATGATCCTCACGGCCAAGCATCACGATGGCTTCTGCCTCTGGCCCACGGCGACCACGCCGCATTCCGTCGCCAGCTCGCCGTTCCGCAATGGCAGTGGCGATGTCGTGCGTGAGTTCATCGACGCCTGCCGCGCCGAGGGCCTGCGTGCGGGGCTGTACCTCTCGCCCTGGGACCAGAACGCGCCCGTCTACGGCGACTCGCCGCGCTACAACGATATGTACGAGGCGCAGCTCACCGAGCTGCTCACGCGCTACGGCAACATCCACGAGGTGTGGTTCGACGGCGCCAACGGCGAAGGCCCCAACGGCAAGCGGCAGGAGTACGATTGGCCGCGCATCTGGGGCAAGGTGCGCGAGCTGCAGCCGGCGGCCGTGATGTTCTCCGACGCCGGGCCCGACGTGCGCTGGATCGGCAATGAGCGCGGCGTGGCCGGCGAGACCAACTGGTCCACCGTGGATCCCAGCATCGTCCCCGTCCCCGGCCTGAGCGGCGACGAGGTGATGCGCTCGCTGCAAGAAGGCGATCGCGGCGGCTCCGTCTGGCGCCCCGGCGAGACCGACGTATCCATCCGGCCCGGCTGGTTCTATCACCCGGCGGAGAACGAGCGCGTGCGCTCAGTCGATGATCTCGTCGGCCTCTACTTCTCCAGCGTAGGCCGCAACTCCAAGCTCCTGCTCAACGTGCCGCCCACGCGCGAGGGCCTGCTGCACGAGACCGATGCGGCGCGCCTGCTCGGCATGCGTGCCGCACTCGATGCGACCTTCGCCGAGAATCTCGCCGAGGGCGGCGAGTATCGCTGGCGCCCGCGTCGCGGTGGCGGCGGGACGGCCACCGTGATGCTCTCGACACCGCGTGCGGTCGGCATCGTGGACCTGCGTGAGTGGATCGAGGACGGGCAGTCGGTCGCCGCGTACGCGCTTGAGGCGCACGTGAACGGCACTTGGCAGCAAGTGGCGACGGGCACGACGGTCGGCTATCGGCGGCTGTTGCGGATTCCCTCCGTCACCACCGATGGCTTGCGAGTGGTTGTGAGCGACGCCGAGGGTCCGACGGGCGAACTGCGCATCGGCGCGTTCGGTCCCTAG
- a CDS encoding glycoside hydrolase family 3 C-terminal domain-containing protein: MPLRLRRVLPILVLASALPLASQEAAPPRNAPYRNPSLSIAERVADLIPRMTLEEKFWQLFMIPGSLDDPSHDYSHGAFGLQISADTSIPATQAARAHAERVNAIQRHFVERTRLGIPIIPFDEALHGLMREGALVYPQAIGMAASWDSALVARVSETVARETRARGVRMVLSPVVNIASDVRWGRVEETFGEDGYLTGVMGRNFVRAFESAGIITTPKHLVANVGEGGRDSYPIDVSTRMLHERFLPPFRSLITETGARSVMTAYNSVDGLPATQNGPLLNGIVKGDWGFKGIIISDAAATGGATVLHFTEASTATATQRAYAAGLDVVFQSEWPQHRPYLEAFRRGLVSDSVMNAAVARVLRAKFELGLFERPYVDPDSAGHLANLAASRALARDAARRSLVLLRNKPWVLPLHRGVPSIAVIGPDAVEARSGGYSGRGVAPVSILDAIRAAVPTTKVTYAEGPGRLAPLYVVVPSEALSHSNGERAARGSAARAPTAAGLRGEYFANNALSGTPTLTRTDAQINFGWTLSAPARGIPFDWYSVRWTGRITVPQGGVQRIGVEANDGFRLWIDGNLTIDNWEKRSAGTTLADVQLLPGSTHEIRLEYFESTGNARVRLIWDAGVPSETDYRQRIRDAAAAATEAAVAVVVAGVEEGEFRDRASLRLPGRQEDLIRAVSRTGAIVVVIIVGGSAVTMSSWLDQVDAVLFAGYPGDEGGNAIADVLFGDANPAGRLPITFPVSEGQLPLTYDHKPTGRGDDYVDLTGHPLFPFGYGLSYTTFAYSGLRITPDTITADGSATVYATIRNTGPRAGDEVVQLYIRDLLATVARPVQQLAGFTRITLAPGESREVSFRITRAQLQMLDANLNWLVEPGRFRIQVGASSRDIRLRGELVVR, translated from the coding sequence ATGCCCCTTCGCCTTCGCCGCGTGCTGCCGATCCTCGTGCTGGCCAGCGCGCTTCCGCTCGCCTCGCAAGAAGCCGCCCCGCCGCGCAACGCGCCATACCGCAATCCCAGCCTCAGCATCGCGGAACGAGTCGCCGACCTCATCCCGCGGATGACGCTGGAGGAGAAGTTCTGGCAGCTCTTCATGATCCCCGGCAGCCTCGACGACCCTTCGCACGATTACTCGCACGGCGCCTTCGGCCTGCAGATCAGCGCTGACACCAGCATTCCGGCCACGCAGGCCGCGCGTGCACACGCGGAGCGGGTGAACGCCATCCAGCGGCACTTCGTGGAACGCACGCGGCTGGGCATCCCTATCATCCCATTTGATGAAGCCCTGCACGGCCTGATGCGTGAGGGCGCGCTGGTGTATCCGCAGGCCATCGGGATGGCGGCGAGTTGGGACAGCGCACTGGTCGCGCGTGTGAGCGAGACGGTGGCGCGTGAGACGAGGGCGCGCGGCGTGCGGATGGTGCTCTCGCCCGTGGTGAACATCGCCAGCGACGTGCGCTGGGGCCGCGTCGAGGAGACCTTCGGCGAGGACGGCTATCTCACCGGCGTGATGGGCCGCAACTTCGTGCGCGCCTTCGAGTCGGCGGGCATTATCACGACGCCCAAGCACCTTGTGGCCAACGTCGGCGAGGGCGGCCGCGACAGCTATCCTATAGATGTCAGCACGCGGATGCTCCACGAGCGATTCCTGCCGCCGTTTAGGTCGCTGATCACCGAGACCGGCGCGCGTTCGGTGATGACGGCCTACAACTCCGTGGACGGGTTGCCCGCCACGCAGAACGGCCCGCTGCTCAATGGCATCGTGAAGGGTGACTGGGGCTTCAAGGGCATCATCATCTCCGACGCCGCTGCGACTGGCGGCGCGACGGTGCTGCACTTCACCGAGGCCAGCACGGCGACAGCGACGCAGCGCGCGTATGCGGCTGGGCTCGACGTCGTCTTCCAGTCGGAGTGGCCGCAGCATCGCCCGTACCTTGAGGCCTTTCGCCGCGGGCTGGTGTCCGACTCCGTGATGAACGCAGCGGTCGCGCGCGTGCTGCGCGCCAAGTTCGAGCTCGGGTTGTTCGAGCGGCCGTATGTGGACCCGGACTCGGCGGGGCATCTGGCCAATCTCGCCGCGTCGCGCGCCTTGGCCCGCGACGCGGCGCGCAGGTCACTGGTGCTGTTGCGCAACAAGCCATGGGTGCTGCCGCTTCATCGAGGCGTGCCGAGCATTGCGGTTATCGGACCGGACGCCGTCGAAGCCCGCAGTGGCGGTTACTCCGGCCGCGGAGTGGCGCCGGTATCGATTCTTGACGCGATTCGCGCCGCCGTTCCCACGACCAAGGTCACGTACGCCGAAGGCCCCGGGCGACTGGCCCCGTTGTACGTCGTGGTGCCCAGCGAGGCGCTGTCGCACTCGAACGGGGAGAGAGCAGCGCGCGGGTCCGCTGCGCGCGCCCCCACAGCCGCAGGCCTCCGCGGTGAGTACTTCGCGAACAACGCCCTCAGCGGTACGCCAACGCTCACTCGCACCGACGCCCAGATCAACTTCGGTTGGACGCTGAGCGCTCCAGCACGTGGCATCCCGTTCGACTGGTACTCGGTACGCTGGACCGGTCGCATCACCGTCCCGCAGGGTGGCGTCCAACGCATCGGCGTCGAGGCCAACGACGGCTTCCGCCTCTGGATCGACGGCAACCTCACGATCGACAACTGGGAGAAGCGTTCGGCCGGCACAACGCTTGCGGACGTTCAGCTGTTGCCCGGCTCGACGCACGAGATCCGCCTTGAGTACTTCGAGAGCACCGGCAATGCCAGGGTAAGGCTCATATGGGATGCCGGAGTCCCGAGCGAGACGGACTATCGTCAGCGGATTCGCGATGCGGCGGCGGCGGCCACGGAGGCGGCTGTCGCAGTCGTGGTCGCAGGCGTCGAGGAAGGCGAGTTCAGAGACCGTGCATCGTTGCGCCTGCCGGGCCGGCAGGAGGACCTGATTCGCGCGGTCTCCAGGACGGGCGCCATCGTCGTCGTGATCATCGTCGGAGGCAGTGCCGTCACGATGTCATCCTGGCTTGACCAAGTGGACGCCGTGCTGTTCGCGGGATATCCCGGCGACGAAGGCGGCAACGCCATCGCCGACGTGCTCTTCGGCGACGCGAACCCCGCCGGCCGCCTCCCAATCACCTTCCCCGTGAGCGAAGGCCAGCTGCCGCTCACGTATGACCACAAGCCCACCGGCCGCGGCGACGACTACGTCGACCTCACGGGCCATCCGCTCTTCCCCTTCGGCTACGGCCTCAGCTACACGACCTTCGCGTACTCCGGCCTGCGCATCACACCGGACACCATCACCGCCGACGGCTCCGCCACCGTGTACGCCACCATCAGGAACACGGGCCCACGTGCGGGCGATGAAGTGGTGCAGCTCTACATCCGCGACCTGCTCGCCACCGTCGCACGCCCGGTGCAGCAACTCGCCGGTTTCACGCGCATCACACTCGCACCTGGCGAATCGCGTGAAGTGAGCTTCCGCATCACCCGCGCACAGTTGCAGATGCTCGACGCCAACCTCAACTGGCTCGTCGAGCCCGGGCGCTTCCGCATCCAGGTCGGCGCATCGTCCCGTGACATTCGCCTCCGAGGGGAGCTTGTCGTCCGATGA
- a CDS encoding beta-lactamase family protein, translating into MRPIRALLPVLALLAVVPSLAAQTRTAIRRGTPVAASLAANDTARFSISFADSTFVLGAVRQTDEPLALRVMTAAGQQRARFQGPGTGDLRYSGIVAAAGEYVIEVFAPSHKATRFTLRLDRQEPVARDPRRRADQLIARYDAPDTPGAVLRVWRDGRTLYSKAYGTANLAYAMPYRVDTRTNIGSTSKQFTAFAILLQAERGALSLDDDIRKHIPELPDLGDTVRVRHLVTHTSGLREIFNLIEMSERNAMADWIDRDELIEVVQRQPKLQNEPGTEFNYNNTAFGLAALIVARTSGKDFATYMRDEVFLPLGMTRSMVRSDRNVIVPDGAPGYIPTAEGYRESGDLAAAMGAGGIYTTVEDLERWAQNMDSPTPKVGTRAIFDRMMTDSPLKDGKASGYGMGLFVDTQRGQRRVHHGGADIAHRSMLVLYPDINAGVSLQSNHAAFSYAAAFEIAEAFFADAFKDSTTAVASSTPASSYDPASMTAARFAGLEGRFALVAAPAFVLRFFRDGSTFYTQATGQPRIAMVPTSDSTFKLTGVEASLRFQRGANGRAESVILVQNGEQRANRLPDSPGEGRPAVNLADFAGRYHSEELDSWMTLVVRGDSLIAEQRRREDARLAPDEAKADTFAGRNLTFTFERDRNGQVIGFYVSNGRTRDVRFERARP; encoded by the coding sequence ATGCGTCCCATTCGTGCCTTGCTCCCAGTCCTCGCCCTGCTTGCTGTCGTGCCATCACTCGCGGCGCAGACGCGCACAGCGATCCGCCGCGGTACGCCGGTTGCCGCGTCGTTGGCGGCCAACGACACGGCACGGTTCTCCATCAGCTTCGCCGACAGCACCTTCGTACTCGGCGCCGTGAGGCAGACGGATGAGCCGCTGGCGCTGCGCGTGATGACGGCCGCGGGCCAGCAGCGGGCGCGCTTCCAGGGACCTGGGACCGGTGACCTGCGCTATTCAGGCATCGTCGCGGCGGCCGGCGAGTATGTGATCGAGGTCTTCGCGCCGTCGCACAAGGCGACGCGGTTCACGCTGCGCTTGGACCGCCAAGAGCCCGTTGCCCGCGATCCGCGCCGGCGCGCCGACCAGCTCATCGCCCGCTACGACGCGCCAGACACGCCCGGTGCCGTGCTGCGCGTCTGGCGCGACGGGCGCACGCTGTACTCGAAGGCCTACGGCACGGCGAACCTCGCCTATGCAATGCCGTACCGCGTCGATACCCGGACGAACATCGGCTCGACATCCAAGCAGTTCACGGCCTTCGCAATCCTGTTGCAGGCCGAGCGCGGTGCCCTCTCGCTGGACGATGACATCCGCAAGCACATCCCCGAGCTGCCCGACCTCGGCGACACGGTGCGCGTGCGGCACCTCGTCACGCACACCTCTGGCCTGCGCGAGATCTTCAACCTGATCGAGATGTCGGAGCGCAACGCGATGGCGGACTGGATCGATCGCGACGAGTTGATCGAGGTCGTCCAGCGCCAGCCCAAGCTGCAGAACGAGCCAGGGACGGAGTTCAACTACAACAACACGGCCTTCGGGCTGGCCGCGCTGATCGTGGCGCGGACCTCGGGCAAGGACTTCGCGACGTACATGCGCGACGAGGTGTTCCTGCCGCTTGGGATGACTCGGTCGATGGTGCGCTCGGACCGCAATGTGATCGTACCCGATGGTGCGCCGGGCTATATCCCGACTGCGGAAGGTTACCGCGAGAGCGGAGACCTGGCCGCGGCGATGGGTGCCGGCGGCATCTATACGACGGTGGAGGACCTTGAGCGCTGGGCGCAGAACATGGATTCCCCAACGCCGAAGGTCGGCACGCGGGCGATCTTCGACCGGATGATGACCGACTCGCCGCTCAAGGACGGCAAGGCCTCGGGCTACGGGATGGGCCTGTTCGTGGACACGCAGCGTGGGCAGCGCCGCGTACACCACGGCGGCGCGGACATCGCGCACCGCTCAATGCTCGTGTTGTATCCGGACATCAACGCTGGCGTCTCGTTGCAGAGCAACCACGCGGCGTTCAGCTACGCGGCGGCGTTTGAGATCGCCGAGGCCTTCTTTGCGGATGCATTCAAGGACTCGACGACGGCGGTGGCATCTTCAACGCCTGCCAGCAGCTATGACCCGGCATCAATGACGGCCGCGCGCTTCGCGGGGCTCGAGGGGCGCTTCGCGCTGGTGGCGGCCCCGGCCTTCGTGCTGCGCTTCTTCCGCGACGGCTCGACCTTCTACACCCAGGCCACGGGCCAGCCGCGCATCGCGATGGTGCCGACCTCGGACTCGACGTTCAAGCTGACGGGCGTGGAGGCCTCGCTGCGCTTCCAGCGCGGCGCAAACGGGCGCGCCGAGTCGGTGATCCTGGTGCAGAACGGAGAGCAGCGGGCCAATCGGTTGCCTGATTCGCCGGGCGAAGGACGTCCGGCCGTGAACCTCGCGGACTTCGCCGGGAGGTACCACAGCGAGGAACTCGATTCGTGGATGACGCTCGTCGTGCGCGGCGACTCGTTGATTGCCGAGCAGCGTCGGCGCGAGGATGCGCGGCTGGCGCCCGATGAGGCCAAGGCGGACACATTCGCCGGCCGCAATCTCACGTTTACGTTCGAGCGTGACCGGAACGGGCAGGTGATCGGGTTCTACGTCTCGAACGGCCGCACGCGGGACGTGCGGTTCGAGCGGGCGCGGCCCTAG
- a CDS encoding RidA family protein: MHRILQPDGWTAPRGYSNGIAAEGRFVFVAGQVGWNANCEWETDDLVAQVRQTLQNVVAVLAAGGAKPEHLVQLTWYVTDKRDYLAKAREIGEVYREVIGRTWPAMAMVEVSALLEDRAKVEIQAIAVLPR; the protein is encoded by the coding sequence GTGCATAGGATCCTCCAACCCGACGGCTGGACCGCGCCACGCGGCTACTCCAACGGGATCGCCGCCGAGGGACGCTTCGTGTTCGTCGCCGGCCAGGTGGGCTGGAACGCGAACTGCGAGTGGGAGACCGACGACCTGGTCGCGCAGGTGCGGCAGACGCTGCAGAACGTCGTCGCGGTACTGGCCGCTGGCGGCGCGAAGCCCGAGCACCTCGTGCAGCTCACCTGGTACGTGACTGACAAGCGCGACTACCTCGCCAAGGCGCGCGAGATCGGCGAGGTCTACCGCGAGGTCATCGGCCGCACGTGGCCTGCGATGGCGATGGTCGAGGTCTCGGCGCTGCTCGAGGATCGCGCGAAGGTCGAGATCCAGGCCATTGCGGTGCTGCCGCGCTAG
- a CDS encoding acyl-CoA thioesterase, which yields MRESPFNCAQMPEDRVTSFTTTRVLRFGDCDPSGIAYFPAYFNHLVGVVEEFFASVGAPWPELFARQRVGTPTVKLDVTFGAPGFHGDRLDWSVSVARVGRSSLTLEHRIARDDTELWRATQVLVATSLDNHRSIPWPDAVRNGLTRFQDSHRA from the coding sequence ATGCGTGAGTCCCCGTTCAACTGTGCGCAGATGCCCGAGGATCGCGTGACGTCCTTCACCACCACGCGCGTCCTGCGCTTCGGCGACTGCGATCCCTCGGGCATCGCGTACTTCCCTGCCTACTTCAATCACCTGGTCGGCGTGGTCGAGGAGTTCTTCGCCAGTGTCGGCGCGCCTTGGCCCGAACTCTTCGCGCGGCAGCGCGTGGGCACACCGACCGTGAAGCTCGACGTCACCTTCGGCGCGCCCGGCTTTCACGGCGACCGGCTCGACTGGTCCGTCAGCGTCGCACGCGTGGGCCGCAGCTCGCTCACGCTGGAGCACCGCATCGCGCGCGACGACACCGAGCTCTGGCGCGCCACGCAGGTGCTCGTCGCCACGTCTCTCGACAACCATCGCTCGATCCCTTGGCCCGACGCCGTGCGGAACGGCCTCACCCGCTTTCAGGACAGCCATCGTGCATAG
- a CDS encoding acyl-CoA dehydrogenase family protein produces MAAHSTPLAPSRAHFDWPFFGKEHAAWAARVAEFASGLTLKHSDVRAHVDVQCRALVRELGRAGLLSVSVAKPGADATSLDSRSICLTREILAWHEGLADFAFAMQGLGTGAISLAGSDALRAQVLPKVSAGEWIAAFALSESGAGSDVAAMQCAARLDGDHYVLDGEKTWISNGGIADVYTLVARTGEGPGTKGLSAFVVFADDPGFSIAERIDVIAPHPLATLRFDGCRIPASRRLGEPGGGFKLAMRTLDIFRTSVAAAALGFARRALDESVAHAKARAIFGGTLADLQLTQGTLGEMATQVEAAALLTYRAAWRRDVQRQPTTKEAAMAKMLATESAQQVIDSAVQLFGGRGVTRGEVVERLYREIRALRIYEGATEVQKLIVARELLRNA; encoded by the coding sequence GTGGCCGCACACTCCACGCCACTCGCGCCGAGCCGCGCGCACTTCGACTGGCCGTTTTTTGGCAAGGAGCACGCCGCCTGGGCGGCGCGCGTCGCAGAGTTCGCGTCGGGGCTCACGCTGAAGCACAGCGACGTCCGCGCGCACGTGGATGTGCAATGCCGCGCGCTGGTGCGTGAACTTGGCAGGGCTGGCCTGCTCTCTGTCAGTGTCGCCAAGCCCGGCGCCGACGCCACGTCGTTGGACTCGCGCTCCATCTGCCTCACGCGGGAAATCCTCGCCTGGCACGAAGGCCTCGCCGACTTCGCCTTCGCCATGCAGGGGCTGGGCACCGGCGCCATCTCGTTGGCCGGTAGCGACGCCCTGCGCGCGCAGGTGCTGCCCAAGGTCTCGGCGGGCGAGTGGATCGCGGCCTTTGCGTTGTCAGAGAGCGGCGCCGGCTCCGACGTGGCGGCGATGCAGTGCGCCGCCCGACTCGACGGCGACCACTATGTACTGGACGGCGAGAAGACCTGGATCAGCAACGGCGGCATCGCCGACGTGTACACGCTGGTCGCGCGCACGGGCGAAGGGCCCGGCACCAAGGGTCTTTCGGCCTTCGTCGTCTTTGCGGACGATCCCGGCTTCAGCATCGCGGAACGCATCGATGTGATCGCGCCGCATCCGTTGGCGACGCTGCGCTTTGATGGCTGCCGCATTCCGGCATCACGCCGCCTTGGAGAACCCGGCGGCGGATTCAAGCTCGCGATGCGCACGCTGGACATCTTCCGCACCTCGGTCGCCGCGGCGGCACTGGGCTTCGCGCGGCGCGCGCTCGACGAGTCGGTGGCGCACGCCAAGGCCCGTGCCATCTTCGGCGGCACGCTCGCCGACTTGCAACTGACGCAAGGCACGCTCGGCGAGATGGCCACGCAGGTGGAGGCCGCCGCGCTGCTCACGTATCGCGCGGCGTGGCGCCGCGACGTGCAGCGACAGCCCACGACCAAGGAGGCGGCGATGGCCAAGATGCTGGCCACCGAGTCCGCGCAGCAGGTCATCGACAGCGCCGTGCAGCTGTTCGGCGGTCGCGGTGTCACACGTGGCGAGGTGGTGGAGCGGCTCTACCGTGAGATCCGCGCGCTGCGCATCTACGAGGGCGCCACCGAGGTGCAGAAGCTCATCGTCGCGCGCGAACTGCTGAGGAATGCGTGA
- a CDS encoding enoyl-CoA hydratase family protein, with amino-acid sequence MTRALKDYEAEHFLWECSADGRVATITLNRPERRNPLTFESYDELRNLFHALRDADDVRTIVLTGAGGNFCSGGDVFEIIEPLTEMDDIGLLRFTQMTGDLVKAMRHCPQPIIAAVDGTCAGAGAILAMASDLRIATPNAKTAFLFVRVGLAGCDMGACGILPRIIGHGRAAELLFTGRTMTAEEGAAWGFWNRLVPAGSLLSDATMLARSLADGPILAHSMTKRMLDAEWDMSIDALIDAEAMAQAQLMKTKDFRRAFEAFAAKQTPVFEGD; translated from the coding sequence ATGACCAGAGCGCTCAAGGACTACGAAGCCGAACACTTCCTCTGGGAGTGCAGCGCCGACGGTCGCGTGGCCACCATCACGCTGAATCGTCCCGAGCGCCGCAACCCACTCACCTTCGAGTCCTACGACGAGCTGCGGAATCTCTTTCACGCGCTCCGTGACGCCGACGACGTGCGCACCATCGTGCTCACGGGAGCGGGCGGCAACTTCTGTTCGGGCGGCGATGTGTTCGAGATCATCGAGCCACTCACCGAGATGGACGACATCGGCCTGCTGCGCTTCACGCAGATGACCGGCGACCTCGTGAAGGCGATGCGCCACTGTCCGCAGCCAATCATCGCGGCGGTGGACGGCACCTGCGCCGGCGCCGGCGCGATCCTCGCGATGGCCTCGGACCTCCGCATTGCCACGCCGAACGCCAAGACTGCCTTCCTCTTCGTGCGTGTCGGGCTCGCCGGCTGCGATATGGGCGCCTGCGGCATCCTGCCGCGCATCATCGGGCACGGGCGCGCGGCGGAGCTGCTCTTCACCGGCCGCACGATGACCGCCGAGGAAGGCGCCGCCTGGGGATTCTGGAACCGACTGGTGCCCGCCGGCTCCCTGCTCTCCGACGCCACAATGCTTGCGCGCTCACTGGCCGACGGCCCTATCCTCGCCCACTCAATGACGAAGCGCATGCTCGACGCGGAATGGGATATGAGTATCGATGCGCTGATCGACGCCGAGGCGATGGCGCAGGCGCAGTTGATGAAGACCAAGGACTTCCGGCGCGCCTTCGAGGCCTTTGCGGCGAAGCAGACGCCCGTGTTCGAGGGCGATTGA